The DNA window GAAATCTGCCTATATCAAGATATCAATTTGCTTATGAACTTTCCAAACTTCTTACTAAAATAGACACCGAAAAAATAGACAAAAAAGAAATTGATGTTTTAAGAAGTGTTATATATGATTTTTCTGCTGAACTTAATGAGATTGGATTTAATTACAGCGAATTTAATCAAAGGCTTAGCAATACTGAAGAAAGTATTGATACTTTAAAGAGAACTATTGAAGTTAACAATATTAAGATAAAAGAACTAGAAAAAAGACTAAAAGAACTTGAGAAAAAATATAAATAATCAAAAATAGGAGTGTGTATTTATGAAAAAATTAGAACTTGACTTATCAAAAGTTTTAGACTTTGTTTCTTGTGAAGAAATAGCTAAAATGGAAGAAGAAGTAAAAAATGCTGAAAAACTTCTTATGGAAGGAACTGGAGAAGGTAATGATTTCTTAGGTTGGATAAATCTACCAACTAACTACAACAAAGATGAGTTTGAAAGAATAAAACTTGCTGCTAAAAAAATCAGAAAAAATTCAGAAGTTTTAGTTGTTATAGGTATCGGAGGTTCTTATCTTGGAGCTAGAGCAACAATAGATTTCTTAAGCAATACTTTCTACAATAAAGTACCTAATGGACCTGAAATTTATTTTGCTGGAAATAGTATTTCTGGTACATATTTAGCTCACCTTATCCAAGTTATTGGAGATAGAGATTTCTCTGTAAACGTTATATCTAAATCTGGAACTACTACTGAACCAGCTATTGCTTTTAGAATTTTCAAAGAAATGTTAGAAAAAAAATATGGTGTTGAAGGAGCTAGAGAAAGAATATTTGCTACTACTGACGCTAGCAAAGGAGCTCTTAAAAAATTATCTGCTGAACAAAGTTATGAAACATTCACTATACCAGATGATGTTGGAGGAAGATTCTCTGTTTTAACTCCAGTAGGACTTTTACCAATAGCTGCTGCTGGTATTGATATAGATGCTTTAATGGCTGGAGCTAGAGAAGCTCAAAATGATTACACAGCTCCTTATGCTGAAAATGATTGTTACAAATATGCAGCTGTAAGAAATTTACTTCTTAGAAAAGGAAAATGTATCGAACTTTTAATCAACTACGAACCAAAATTACACTATGTTGCTGAATGGTGGAAACAATTATATGGTGAATCTGAAGGAAAAGATGGAAAAGGGTTATTCCCTGCATCTGTTGACCTAAGTACAGATTTACACTCTATGGGACAATATATCCAAGATGGACAAAGAATATTATTTGAAACTTTAATTGACATAGATGAAAAAGAAACTGACGTAGTTATCCCATTTGATGAAGCTGATCTTGATGGACTTAACTATATAGCTGGTAAAGGAATGAACTTCGTTAATGAAAAAGCTATGCTTGGAACTCAACTTGCTCACGTTGACGGTGGAGTACCTAATATCAGAGTATGTATGCCTAAAGCTGACTCATTCAGTCTTGGATACTTATTCTACTTCTTTGAAAAATCTTGTGGAATCAGTGGATACTTATTAGAAGTTAATCCATTTAACCAACCAGGTGTAGAAGCTTACAAGAAAAATATGTTTGCTTTACTTGGAAAATCTGGATATGAAAAAGAAGCTGAAGCTTTAAATAAAAGACTTGAAAAATAGTACATTAAATATTTAAGAAGGTGGTATATTATGCTATACAAAAAAACTAATGGTTGGAAAAATATCTCCTCTGAAAAAATGGAAAAAGTTTTCACAATGGGGGAGGAGTATAAAAAAGTCTTAGACCTTGGAAAAACTGAAAGAGAGTTTGTAGAACTTGCTACAAGTTTTGCAAAAGAATGTGGATTTATCGACGCTAGACTTAAGGATACTCTAGTTCCAGGAGACAAAGTTTACTACCTTAACAGACACAAAAATATAGTTCTTGCTGTAATTGGTAAAGAGGATATCTTAAAAGGAATAAACTATATAGTTTCACACATTGATTCTCCTAGACTAGACCTTAAACAAAATCCTTTATATGAAGAGTTTGAACTTGCCTATATGAAAACTCACTACTATGGTGGTATCAAAAAATATCAATGGGCATCTATTCCATTAGCTCTTCATGGAGTTGTTGTTCTTTCTAACGGAGAAAAAGTAAAAGTTGTTATTGGAGAACATGAAGATGATCCTGTATTTACTGTTCCAGATATTTTACCTCATCTTGACAGAAAAGTTCAAGGAGATAGAACAGCTAGAGAAGTTATAAAAGGTGAAGAACTTCAAATTATAGTTGGTTCTATACCTGCTACTATCAATGATGAAGAAATAAAAGATTCAGTTAAATACGCAATCTTAGAAAAACTTAACGATATTTATGGTATAGTTGAAGAAGATTTTATCTCTGCTGAACTTGAATTAGTCCCAAGCCAAAAAGCAAAAGATGTAGGACTTGATAGATCTTTAATCGGAGCATATGGACAAGATGATAGAATCTGTGCTTATACATCTTTAAGAGCTATACTTGATATGCAAGATGCTCCTGAAAGAACAGCTGTTTGTTTCTTAGCTGATAAAGAGGAAACAGGTTCTGATGGTTCAACAGGTTTACAAAGTGATTTTATAGATTATTTCACAGCTGATATGATATTCAAAACAAAAAGAATCTATTCAGATTTATATTTAAAAGAAACTCTATGGAATTCAAAAGCATTATCATCTGACGTTAATGCAGGAATAGATCCAATTTTCAAAAGTGTTCATGATGAGCAAAATGCTCCAAAACTTGGATATGGTGTAGTTATTGTTAAATATACTGGTTCTGGTGGAAAATATGGAACTAACGACGCTGATGCAGAATATGTCGGAGAAATCAGAAAAATGTTAAACGACAACGGAGTTCTTTGGCAAACAGGAATGCTTGGAAAAGTTGATGAAGGTGGAGGAGGTACTGTTGCAAAATATCTAGCTAAAAAAGGAATTAGCACAATAGATATTGGACCAGCTTTACTTGCAATGCACTCACCTTTTGAAATTTCTTCTAAATTAGATGTCTTTGAAACTTATAAAGCTTACAAAGCTTTTTATAGAGGAGAGAAAAAAGACAAAACAAAATATATTGCAAAAAGCAATAAAATCTATTTATAATTAAATTCAAAAGAGGTTGCTATAAAATGTAGCAACCCCTTTTTTTATTCTCAATATTTAATTTTTTATAAATTATAATTCTATCATTACATCTTCAGCAGATATTTTTTCTTTTATCATTCCTTGTTGTAACATCCAATCTATATTTTCTTCCCAAACTTTTTTATCTTGTGATAAGAATTTAGAATTTTCAGTTTCCATTAAAGGAATTAAAATATCAATACTTTGTTTTTCAACATTTCTTGTTAATGGGAATTGATCAGCCTCTTGTTTTTTAAGAAGTAAATCTACTGCACTATCTGGATCTTTTCTCATATCTTCAAATCCTCTTCTTATTGCTCTTAAGAATCCTTGGTAAAGTTCTTTGTCTTCTTTAACCATATCTTCATTAACTACAAATACTTCTTCATAATAGTTAGGGAATCCAAAATCAGTTGGATAGAAATAATTTACTTTTATTCCTCTTTCTTCAAGAACAGGAACTTCGTGGTTTACAAATCCTCCAAAAGTAGCATCAACACTATTAGTTATTGTAGCTGTTAATAGATCAAAACCAACATATAAAAGTTTGGCTTGTTTTACATCTCCACCATCAAGAGCGATTACAGTACTTAAAAGTCTTTCTGCTACATCTCCTTGAGAATATCCAACTTTTTTTCCAACTAAATCTTTGGGTCTTTTTATATTATTTTCTTCTTTTGCAATAACTACATTTAAAGGTCCTTGAGTTATAGCTCCTATTGATGTTACAGGAATTTTTTCATTAGCTTTTGCCATAATTAATTGATGTAAATAATACATTCCAGCATTTGCTTTTTTAGCTGCTGGTAAAGCTAATGGGTCAGATACATTTGCAGGATAATGAATAACTAAATTTATTCCCTCTTCTTCAAAGTATCCTTTTTCTTCAGCTAAATATAAAAAGCTGTGAATTGCATTTGGATACCAATCCAATACAACGCTAAAATCTTTAAGTTTTTTATTATTTGCTCCAAAACTTAAAGCACTAATTAAAACAAACATTAATAATAATTTAATTTTTTTCATAAGTTTCTCCTTTATATTTATTGTTTTTTTACCCACACTAAAAGTTTTTCTTCAATAATTGAAATAATTTTTACAATAACTATTACAATTAATGAAATAAGTACCACTGGTGCAAAAACTCCAGCTCCATCAAGTTGTGTCATCATTCTTTTACTAAAATATCCAAGCCCTGCTGTTGCTCCAAGCCATTCTCCAATGGTAGCTCCAATTATTACAAAAGGGATTGCCATCTTAAGAGATGAGAAAAAATATGGCATCACTGTTGGAATTTTTAGTTTTAAAAATATATCCCACTCACTTGCGTTCATACTTTTAAAAAGTTCCAAATGTTCCTCTTTCACTGATTTTAATCCTTGGGAAAGATTTATAGTCACAGGGAAAAATGTAATAATTATTGCAACCAATACTTTTGACCAGATAGAATATCCAAACCATAAAATAAAAATCGGTGCAAGAGCTGTTATTGGAATTGTCTGACTTGTTACAAGTATCGGATAAATTGCATTTTCAATAGCTTTACTTCTATCCATCAAAACAGCAAGTATAATTCCAATTCCCAGAGAAATTCCTAAGGAAATTCCTGCAATTTTTAAAGTTTCCACCAAATGATAACAGATTAAAGTTTCTCTAAGCTCCCAAAATCTTTTTATTATAAGGGTCGGTGTAGGAAGTATAAAAGACATATTTATATATCTCGCCAGTCCTTCCCAAAGTGCAAAAAATCCCAAAGATATTACTACTGAAGGTGATACTTTCAATATTTTCCACCTCCTATATCAGATAAAATATTTTCTTTTAAAAAACTCATATATTTTAAATCATTTTTTCTTTCAACTGAAATTTTATATTCTTTTAAATTATTAAGAGGTTTATTTTCACATACTAAAATCCTGTCAGATAAAAATAACGCCTCATTTATATCGTGAGTTATAAAAATCACACTTTTATTAAAAGTTTTTAAAACATCTAATAGCCACTTTTGAAGATTTTCCTTAGTTATTGCATCTAAAGCACTAAAAGGCTCATCAAGAAGAAGTATCTCAGCCTCTGTAAGCAAAGTTCTTATAAAAGATACTCTCTGTTTCATTCCTCCTGAAAGTTCATAAGGATATTTATCTTTATATTCC is part of the Fusobacterium perfoetens genome and encodes:
- a CDS encoding S-layer homology domain-containing protein translates to MKVKLLLCFFIFSVLTIGEEIKFNDLTKDHWAYKSIQNLVDNKIIDQKSVNFNGNLPISRYQFAYELSKLLTKIDTEKIDKKEIDVLRSVIYDFSAELNEIGFNYSEFNQRLSNTEESIDTLKRTIEVNNIKIKELEKRLKELEKKYK
- a CDS encoding glucose-6-phosphate isomerase; amino-acid sequence: MKKLELDLSKVLDFVSCEEIAKMEEEVKNAEKLLMEGTGEGNDFLGWINLPTNYNKDEFERIKLAAKKIRKNSEVLVVIGIGGSYLGARATIDFLSNTFYNKVPNGPEIYFAGNSISGTYLAHLIQVIGDRDFSVNVISKSGTTTEPAIAFRIFKEMLEKKYGVEGARERIFATTDASKGALKKLSAEQSYETFTIPDDVGGRFSVLTPVGLLPIAAAGIDIDALMAGAREAQNDYTAPYAENDCYKYAAVRNLLLRKGKCIELLINYEPKLHYVAEWWKQLYGESEGKDGKGLFPASVDLSTDLHSMGQYIQDGQRILFETLIDIDEKETDVVIPFDEADLDGLNYIAGKGMNFVNEKAMLGTQLAHVDGGVPNIRVCMPKADSFSLGYLFYFFEKSCGISGYLLEVNPFNQPGVEAYKKNMFALLGKSGYEKEAEALNKRLEK
- a CDS encoding aminopeptidase, which codes for MLYKKTNGWKNISSEKMEKVFTMGEEYKKVLDLGKTEREFVELATSFAKECGFIDARLKDTLVPGDKVYYLNRHKNIVLAVIGKEDILKGINYIVSHIDSPRLDLKQNPLYEEFELAYMKTHYYGGIKKYQWASIPLALHGVVVLSNGEKVKVVIGEHEDDPVFTVPDILPHLDRKVQGDRTAREVIKGEELQIIVGSIPATINDEEIKDSVKYAILEKLNDIYGIVEEDFISAELELVPSQKAKDVGLDRSLIGAYGQDDRICAYTSLRAILDMQDAPERTAVCFLADKEETGSDGSTGLQSDFIDYFTADMIFKTKRIYSDLYLKETLWNSKALSSDVNAGIDPIFKSVHDEQNAPKLGYGVVIVKYTGSGGKYGTNDADAEYVGEIRKMLNDNGVLWQTGMLGKVDEGGGGTVAKYLAKKGISTIDIGPALLAMHSPFEISSKLDVFETYKAYKAFYRGEKKDKTKYIAKSNKIYL
- a CDS encoding ABC transporter substrate-binding protein — protein: MKKIKLLLMFVLISALSFGANNKKLKDFSVVLDWYPNAIHSFLYLAEEKGYFEEEGINLVIHYPANVSDPLALPAAKKANAGMYYLHQLIMAKANEKIPVTSIGAITQGPLNVVIAKEENNIKRPKDLVGKKVGYSQGDVAERLLSTVIALDGGDVKQAKLLYVGFDLLTATITNSVDATFGGFVNHEVPVLEERGIKVNYFYPTDFGFPNYYEEVFVVNEDMVKEDKELYQGFLRAIRRGFEDMRKDPDSAVDLLLKKQEADQFPLTRNVEKQSIDILIPLMETENSKFLSQDKKVWEENIDWMLQQGMIKEKISAEDVMIEL
- a CDS encoding ABC transporter permease, producing the protein MKVSPSVVISLGFFALWEGLARYINMSFILPTPTLIIKRFWELRETLICYHLVETLKIAGISLGISLGIGIILAVLMDRSKAIENAIYPILVTSQTIPITALAPIFILWFGYSIWSKVLVAIIITFFPVTINLSQGLKSVKEEHLELFKSMNASEWDIFLKLKIPTVMPYFFSSLKMAIPFVIIGATIGEWLGATAGLGYFSKRMMTQLDGAGVFAPVVLISLIVIVIVKIISIIEEKLLVWVKKQ
- a CDS encoding ABC transporter ATP-binding protein, with translation MEKVLEVKNIYFSYEKNKDLISDLSFDVEKNQFVSIVGSSGCGKSTIIKLISGIYEKKSGEIIGKKTAYMPQKDLLLPWRTVLENIILPIELEKKDLKEGKEKACSYLKRLGLLEYKDKYPYELSGGMKQRVSFIRTLLTEAEILLLDEPFSALDAITKENLQKWLLDVLKTFNKSVIFITHDINEALFLSDRILVCENKPLNNLKEYKISVERKNDLKYMSFLKENILSDIGGGKY